The following are encoded in a window of Fluviibacter phosphoraccumulans genomic DNA:
- a CDS encoding YfhL family 4Fe-4S dicluster ferredoxin — MSLMITDECINCDVCEPECPNEAISQGPEIYVIDPNKCTECVGHYDEPQCQQVCPVDCIPKDPTHEENQEQLWAKYEKLTGK, encoded by the coding sequence ATGTCGCTCATGATTACCGATGAGTGCATCAATTGTGATGTCTGTGAACCTGAATGCCCGAACGAGGCAATCTCGCAGGGTCCGGAAATCTATGTGATCGATCCGAATAAATGCACCGAATGTGTCGGCCACTATGATGAGCCCCAGTGTCAGCAAGTGTGCCCGGTGGATTGCATTCCGAAGGATCCGACGCATGAAGAAAACCAGGAACAGTTGTGGGCTAAATACGAAAAGCTGACTGGTAAGTAA
- the mutM gene encoding bifunctional DNA-formamidopyrimidine glycosylase/DNA-(apurinic or apyrimidinic site) lyase codes for MPELPEVEVSRLGLVPELTGRRITGAVTRTPKLRYPLPGNLNQRLQGARLKEIRRRGKYLLFDIDKLPEDNTATLILHLGMSGSLRIVTPETPPQTHDHVDIAFGEKILRLRDPRRFGALLWHDDATPLMAHPLMAVLGVEPLEDIFNGAWLHEYLHKRSGPIKPVLMDSHLVVGIGNIYAAESLFLSGISPLRAAQRISATRCDLLADAVKQTLSAAVASGGSSVRDYVHSDGGAGCFQLQCAVYEREGQACVGCGKPVRRIRQAGRSTFYCPHCQK; via the coding sequence ATGCCCGAATTACCTGAGGTAGAAGTCAGCCGACTCGGCCTCGTACCCGAGCTAACCGGCCGCCGGATCACCGGCGCCGTCACGCGCACGCCCAAACTACGCTACCCGCTGCCCGGAAACCTGAACCAGCGGTTGCAAGGCGCTCGCCTGAAAGAGATACGCCGTCGCGGCAAGTATCTGTTGTTCGACATTGACAAATTGCCAGAGGACAACACAGCCACACTGATTCTTCACTTGGGCATGTCGGGCAGCCTGCGCATCGTCACGCCAGAAACGCCACCCCAAACGCACGACCATGTGGACATTGCTTTCGGCGAAAAGATTCTGCGATTGCGTGACCCCAGGCGATTCGGCGCCCTACTCTGGCACGATGATGCAACACCGCTGATGGCGCATCCATTGATGGCGGTGCTTGGCGTTGAGCCCCTAGAAGACATCTTTAACGGGGCCTGGCTACATGAATATCTGCACAAGCGCAGCGGCCCCATCAAACCCGTGCTGATGGATAGCCACCTGGTTGTAGGCATCGGCAACATCTACGCGGCTGAGAGCCTTTTTCTATCTGGGATCTCACCCCTGCGTGCCGCACAACGCATTAGTGCCACGCGCTGCGATTTATTAGCGGATGCGGTTAAACAGACGCTATCGGCGGCAGTTGCTTCCGGCGGCTCCAGCGTCAGAGACTATGTGCACTCTGATGGCGGTGCCGGTTGCTTCCAGTTGCAATGCGCGGTTTACGAACGAGAGGGGCAAGCTTGCGTAGGTTGTGGCAAACCGGTGAGACGAATCCGCCAGGCCGGACGATCAACGTTTTATTGCCCACACTGCCAGAAATAG
- a CDS encoding tetratricopeptide repeat protein, whose translation MPFRPSFLLSRREIAFSGRVPLQCCSLLAALLVAGAARAELPATTPVMATVDTPAQVVFEVVLAEIALKRDKPQVALAAYADLALKYNDPEIFRRTFEVAALNRQPELMLEAARLWVEKEPDSTEALNILASTQLLLGRYAEAQPILLRYFALLPEDRRSQEFLRLGQRFPAQADPQRILKLIDAVTASYQSVPDAQLARAQAALRAGDDAMALEAVQRARRLQPDSEPGVLLYAQILSKRSPVAALNALADYLSTYPNASSIRAIYAQQLLVADKSADARAQLQILVAQAGIGPEPLFAAAAIAIQAQDPPLAIRGLQRLLTMDSVDASLIEYNLGLAYESQGELAKSRAEQQGEATADADAVVHYLKVLPGEYYVAARMRAANLLARQGDLDAARALLQTTPARDSATRAELVIGEATLVRDSGDVAGAFRLVDAALKKDPASILLRYERGMLAERSGQMALFEQSMREVIKRDPKYAQAYNALGFTYADRNMHLKESRVLLEKALSLSPNDPFILDSMGWLYYREKNYSVALEFLNRAVSLRQDPEIIEHQIVVLKAMGRDDEAIRIWRAGLQQFPDSKELRARGKALGLDRALPLPPSQSL comes from the coding sequence ATGCCGTTCAGACCAAGTTTTTTGTTATCTCGCCGCGAAATTGCCTTCAGCGGGCGCGTGCCCCTTCAATGTTGTAGCTTGCTGGCTGCATTGCTGGTAGCTGGCGCCGCCCGTGCCGAGCTTCCTGCTACAACCCCGGTTATGGCGACAGTCGATACACCGGCACAGGTCGTGTTTGAAGTGGTGCTGGCTGAGATCGCGCTAAAGCGCGATAAGCCACAGGTAGCACTGGCGGCTTATGCCGATCTGGCACTGAAATACAACGATCCAGAAATCTTTCGCCGGACTTTTGAAGTCGCCGCGCTGAATCGTCAGCCAGAGCTCATGTTGGAGGCGGCCCGTCTTTGGGTCGAGAAAGAGCCGGATTCGACAGAAGCCTTAAACATTCTGGCATCGACGCAGCTGCTACTGGGCCGCTATGCCGAAGCGCAGCCGATTCTATTACGTTACTTTGCGTTGTTGCCGGAGGATCGGCGCTCGCAGGAGTTCTTGCGTCTGGGGCAACGCTTCCCGGCGCAGGCTGACCCGCAGCGCATTCTGAAACTGATTGATGCAGTCACCGCGTCCTATCAGTCCGTGCCGGATGCGCAGTTGGCACGTGCGCAGGCCGCACTACGGGCAGGGGATGATGCCATGGCGCTGGAAGCCGTGCAGCGTGCGCGACGGCTACAGCCCGATTCTGAGCCCGGCGTGCTGCTCTACGCACAAATTCTTTCCAAGCGTTCCCCGGTTGCCGCGCTCAATGCGCTGGCGGATTATTTGTCGACCTACCCGAATGCGTCGTCGATTCGTGCCATTTATGCCCAGCAATTACTGGTGGCCGACAAGTCGGCCGATGCCCGGGCGCAACTGCAGATTCTGGTGGCTCAAGCGGGGATTGGCCCGGAACCATTGTTTGCCGCTGCGGCCATTGCTATTCAGGCGCAGGATCCACCCTTGGCGATTCGGGGTTTGCAGCGCCTTTTAACGATGGATTCGGTTGACGCCTCGCTCATTGAATATAACCTGGGACTGGCCTACGAAAGCCAGGGGGAGCTCGCCAAGAGCCGAGCCGAGCAGCAAGGCGAGGCAACGGCTGATGCGGATGCCGTAGTGCATTACCTCAAGGTGTTGCCGGGTGAGTACTATGTGGCTGCGCGTATGCGGGCTGCAAATCTGCTGGCCCGCCAGGGAGACCTGGATGCGGCACGCGCCCTGCTGCAAACAACACCGGCCAGAGACAGTGCAACGCGTGCTGAACTGGTGATCGGAGAAGCTACCTTAGTTAGAGATAGCGGTGATGTGGCTGGCGCTTTTCGTCTGGTCGATGCGGCGTTGAAGAAAGACCCAGCGAGCATCTTGTTGCGCTATGAGCGTGGCATGCTGGCTGAACGTTCAGGCCAGATGGCGCTGTTCGAGCAAAGTATGCGCGAGGTGATCAAGCGTGATCCCAAATACGCGCAGGCCTATAACGCGCTTGGCTTTACCTACGCGGATCGCAACATGCATCTTAAAGAATCTCGAGTGCTGCTCGAAAAAGCGCTATCCCTATCGCCGAATGACCCGTTTATTCTCGATAGCATGGGCTGGCTCTACTATCGGGAAAAGAATTATTCCGTGGCGCTGGAGTTTCTGAATCGGGCGGTCTCGCTGAGACAGGA